In Lycium ferocissimum isolate CSIRO_LF1 chromosome 7, AGI_CSIRO_Lferr_CH_V1, whole genome shotgun sequence, the sequence ctaagacttgttttggaacataaacttcaaaagtcttttttctttcttaaactccatgcctaATCAAatggtgtcacataaattgggacggaaggagtatggGTTTATCGACAGAGCCtcaatgaaataaataaaaaatggggTTAGCCCACCCTATATAAAAATAAGGGATAAGGCATCATTACCCCCCTCACCTAGTAGCGTTTTTCtttacgacacaccttacctgaTGTTTGGTCCTATCACCCCCTTAAACTATTTAAAACCGTAATATTTTACCCCTTAAACGCgatgcccactctcatatgggagagtacacactctccttgccacatgtgcatttatttttatttttttaatattcagcttacgtgtcaatttttaagaataaaaaaataaaaaactgatttttcttttacaaaatttatttttaaaacccgtttttaaaaataaaaaaaaagtgaattaaaaaactgatttttcttttaaaaaatttatttttaaaacctgttttaaaaaaaaaaaaaaaaaaaactgaaaacgagaatttaaaaaatgatttttcttttaaaaaatttatttttaaaacccgtttttaaaaaaaaaaaaaactgatttttcttttaaaaaatttatttttaaacccgttttaaaaaaacaaaaactgaAAAGTCGAAttaaaaaaactgatttttcttttaaaaaattcatttttaaaacccgtttaaaaaaaaaaaaactgaaaatgcgaattaaaaaactgatttttctttaaaatatggaaaaatggatttgttaataatatggaaagcttgattattttttttaaaatgtcttaaaagatcttgattttcatgatttcattttcttaggacacttttatttttcaaataaaatccggaaaaagtgtttttcttgtcaaaatttgaaaaaaaaaactgattttttataaaattttgaaaaaattaattatttttttaaaatgtgaaaaactatatttatattcatattttaagaaaatacaaatttttaagaaaaaattaagtttttcagttttttatgttttcactctctcaaagagagtgaaacacactctcttgCCACATCGGCATTTAGGGGGTAAAATATTACGGTTTTAAATAGTTTAGGGGTGATAGGACCAAACATCGGGTAAGGTGTGTCGAAGCAAAAACGCTATTTAGGTGAAGGGGGTAATGATGCCTTATCcctaaaaataattgaatactTAACATGTACCCACGGTCTAAGGTGGGTTCACTAATAGTAGAGATGAAGCAGAACCCTAGCTCGCACACGAATTGTCTTACTTCTGACCAACATCTGGgccaaaaatcatgaaaacgaTAATTGACCAGTATTAGAATACTCAGTATATGTCATAGCCAAGGCACTCATGatcgggatatatatatatatatatatatatatatatatatatatatatatattactactactattatatataagcaaGGATATAGAGCTTTGTGTTGTCCTGACATACCACAATCCATTGGTGATGAAGCTACCACGTGGGttgttgcttgtttttttttcagtAAATGTTTACTTTTGTCATTGTTCCTTTCTTAAGACCCACAGGCCACATGGGCCTTTGTTATTGGTCAATATTGGAGTAGTaactttttgtgatttttttgttCCTTAATTATTTTTACTCTGTCCCGAAATATCTTCTATGTTTCACTTCTCGAggattaaattacataaattttaactaataaatctttttaaaatcactatattgatatatttttcGTGTAATTTCGAATATTTAAATATGAATTCTAGAATATTGAATTAATCCAATTCAATTTAGCTctaaaaattagtcaaattaccttttGGGAATAAAacgtgacaaatattttgagacggtaTAATTTGTCCTATACGTTCTGGTTAAGCAAATTTATTGTGTTAGATGATTCTAGAAGATGAAAACATAAGTACTTTTGTTAATACGGGtgaaattaaaatacattaTTAAACTCTTAAATGAATTTAAGATAAGCACAAAATGGGTTTGAAGCAGTCCGGAGTTAGAGTGTTGGCTATGAGTTTGGTTGGATCCGGAAATTTTGGTTTAAACTCTGCATGTGTTAAAAATTCATTGATTATGTATTGATTGTTAATTTAGAACAGAATAACTTAAAAGATTAGAATTCAGAactcataaactttaaatcctaACTCCTCAtctgatttgaagtaaataatttcaacaatgaaatttaaaatgttaaatgagtgaaatgaaagtttgctttcatatattacaaatttacttatttaaaattttaattattatgcAGTAAAAAAGTGTAacttaattatatttctttagttacaATGTCTACTTTTATATCTGGCACGGGCCTCATAAAACTGGTATATATATGTCTAATTCATCAAGACATTTAATGTAAGCTTAAGATATTTCAGTAGCATTGTTATACTCTTTAAAGTCTGAAAATCATTCGTAATCACAAGATTCATATCTCAACTGTCTCATAACAATATGTGATGCAATAAATCGAGATATCATTCATGACGACTGATGTACTCTTCTAGCCATTTAGACTATATAATGCATCCAGGATTCAAGAACACCGTTCACCCTGCAACCGGTTTGACAAAACAAGTTTCATCATTTTTCTAAATCATGGCCTTTAACCCAATTTCATTTTGTAATGCATCAAGGATCCAAGAAGACCATATATCCCCCAACTACTGGGCAAAACgagtttcatcatttttcaaaatcatGGCCTTTAGCTGAATTCTATTTTATAATgcatcaagaattcaagaatgTTGATTTACATCTCGACTAGTTAGGCAACACACAGCACCATATAATGTATTTTGTTTCAAAGTCTTGACTCTTGACATTTTAGCTGAATTCACTCTCTTTGTAATGCATTAAAGATCTAAAAAGTCCGATCTACCCCAAATCGAATAGGCAAAACAcaattctttatattttttgtaaaaatcataACTTGCAGCTGAATCTCATTCTTTATAATACATCAAGAATACAAGAAGTTTGATCTAGCTCCACACATGATAGGCAAGATAATAGTGTCATAACGCAATTTATTTCCATTCATGACATCTTAGCTGAGCTTCTCTTTCCTTCAGCTAGTTCGTTTCACCACTATAatgaaaatcaagagaaaagaGGTGTAATGATATCTTTTAAAATATACCATAAACTTTATGTCATCAACAATATAGTAGAACACCTTTAAATATCACAAGGCGTCATAATCAAGTACTCTATTTGTGtgacattcttttctttttagttagtttaaaaaagaatgaatatttaataataatttaactttaaaatacctattttacccttaataaaataatttatagccacacaaatatatatggtTTATTTTAGAAACAAGCTTCAAAAATCTTCTAAACCTTGTGCCTAGTCAAGCACCTTCACATGAAAATTGAAACGGGGGGAGtaattaaattcatgaaaaattcacCACAAAATTTGTAGTTTCCAACACTTTATAATTTATGTCAAAGCAAATCCGAAGTCGAGCGACGACGGCGCAAGGAGAGACTATCTTCTCAACTCTTTAAGAGCTAGAAGAAGtgtttttatttataagtacaATAATCTTCTTTTCTCGATCCAATGAGGAGTTCATTTGTAAAAAGTAACATTGTTCAAATTTTATTGAGTGAATCCCACTTTACTCCCCTAACATTTAAGGGTTAGGAAACGATACCCCCCTCACATATTGAATGGGAACGATAACCCCTCTATCCAATATTTTTCGATGAGAatcttttgtttttaataaagatctttttttctttttctttgtagaATTAAATACAATATATAACTCTTATTTGTCTCATTCACCTATTCCtctgaaaataatatataacaACTACTTGTAAAAATCAAGCTATGTTTcattcgtatttttttttttgggggggggggggggggactagATTGCCAAGATCTTAATTATTATACAAGCTAAATACAGTCTAGTATTAGTACCCACGCGAGCGGATGATATTAAAAGACACTAATCTATGTTAAATTGTGATGTCGCTTGTTTGAGTACATTGTATCATAACAAAAAATCAAGTATCATCTAATTTTCGATATAATATACTCAAATTAATGATATTTCTATGAAATTAAAGGAAAcaaattaaatctttttaaatattatttgatttaatctttagatttaattcataatgaatatgtatacttatacatacatacacgcatatatatatatatatatatacacacacacacatttctCTAACCCGTTTCTCATTCAGTTTTTCTTCTTtgtgatattttaattattttctttttcatttagtaTCTTGCGtttaatcaaaataatatcatatatgaTTTTAGTCGTGATTTTGAATTCGtccaaaatataaatagaaactTTCACTTGTTACCTGTCGTAAGATATATtgataaatttaataattactACTTAGTACTATTTTACATAAGCAATTGAATTATCTTCTCTTTTgtttccaatatatatatatatatagacgaaAGATCCAAAACTTGGACATACAGAGAAAAATATAGGTAAGATTTAACAAAGATTAAATCTCGTTTCAATGGCTAGTTTAGATTAAATCTCGTTTCAATGGCTAGTTTAGcgactttttattatttttttaaaattaattacttattcTCACCGGAAAATATTGGATAGGGGGTTATCGTTCCCATTCGATATGTGAGGGGGGTATCGTTTCCCAACCCTTAAATGTTAGGGGAGTAAAGTGGGATTCACTCAATTTTATTTCCATCAATTTTTCAGTTCACACTGCACCTCATTATTAAAACCCAACAGTTTTGTTCTTGGCGGATTCTTACATGACCTTGAATAAATTCAACTATATCCTATAACTTCTATAAAATTCTTAATTTCCCTATTACTTGGATTTCTTTCTTGGTGCAATTGCCTTATTCTTAAGTGTGGTAACTTCACAAGTCAGGTCCCTTAGTTATTCTTTCTGCAACTTTTTGCTTTAACAGCTAGCAAATAAATGGCAGAAAAGCTAGAAATTCTCCGGTAGTACCTTACATGTGCAACACATTTGTCACTCCACAGTCATTGATGGTTTGTCACGGCATTAAAAAAACTAGTATAATCCATTTACAAAATTTTCAGGAATTTGACATTTGAATCAATGCCATTATATGATGCCTTTCCTTTTAGTTGGGCAATACTTACTTGTACCGAAtgtttacatcaaatcaatACAATTTACCGTAGTTAAGTGGTCtaatgaattgaatatatacattaattaatcataattaagtgATAGTTATGTACGTTTATACACATGGCATGCATTTATTGGTTTGGTATAAACATCCGATACGGTTAAGTTTTTACCTAGTTGGTAATACTTTTATCTGGTTTCATTTATATCCAAATCAGGACGTCAAAGCTTATCACAATTTCACAGCTAGCCATTGGTAAATCGTCCatcagtaataataataattacaaaaattaattatgatGACATACTTCTTGTGGAGAAAAGCAAAGAAAGTTATTATAGATCTATTACATTTTCACCATTCTACGTGACAAATGTataataatgaaagtttttaGGAAAAGACACGTTACAACTTACAAGTAAGGCAATTTGAAGTACAGGAAAAACATTGCAATCCACGTTTTGGGAGGAAACataaaagggaaaagaagaGTCACGTGACCCACAGGTGTATGATTATTTTATACACAGAGTCATGCAAAAAAAGGAACACAAAGAGAAGGTTTCAAATGAGCCGAAAAGACCTCCAAGAAAATTACACCCCCTCACCTTATCTTGTGCACTGCACCATtttttatgtttagttatgtGTAAGCTTCTCTATCCACCATACCAACTAAATTACCCAACCAATCATGAGCTCATACACCAACAACAAACACAAAACACCAATCTTGGAAAAACCCTAACCTAACCCCTTTTTCACTATCTTTTCTAAAGCCCCAAGACTTttgcttttccaaattttcttggtacccttttttctgtttttgtgTTCTTGTGTGTGTTTTTATACTGACTAAAGAAATATTGTTTGTCAGCATGGACTCAAAGATTTATGGTGTTCCACTTTCCACAACACAAGGGAGCCCATCTCCCCCACCTGCAAAGGTCCCTCTTTTCACCACCTCAACAACAGGTATTAGAGCTCCTCTTACTATTGATGATTCTGACTTTGAACAAAAGAATAGTTCAACTAGCAGTTATTATGGTAGTGACACTGGTTTTGACTCTGAAGGTTTTGTTAGTGGTGAAGATGACTTTGACACTGCTTCTGAAAGGCTATTTGTGTCTGACCAAGATGACCAAAATCttgaaaaaactaattttgttAACCAATTTGTTGTTTCTAGACCATTTGTTAAAGCCCCAGATGAAGAAATTGTTAGTAGTGTTGGGGATGATGATGACTCTAGGTCTTCTTTAACTGACCCTTATGCAGAAACACATGATAATATTGATGAATATAGCGATAGGCCTTTTGTTGTAGCAGATAGGGAGATTGTTGGAGGACATGATAGTAATGACGAGTATAGCGATAAAGATATTTCTCTTGCCGGAAATAGAGTTGTTGATAGTGCTATTCCTTTGATCCCAATTCGAGCACAGTTGTCCTGGGACAGTGAAGATGATGATTACTTGAGCACTGGTGTTTTAGAAGACAATGATGTTGTAGGTGCCGTTAGGATTCCAAATGCTGTGGTGTTGGAGAGGTTAGATAGTGCTCCGAAAGTTAGAATCTCTGTTGTTTCGGATAGTGAGGAGGATGGAAGAGAGTCTGTGAATTTCGACAGTAAAGCAGAGGATAAAGCTGAAATTGACACTGTTCAGAATTTCATAATGGAGGGAGGTGAGGCTAGTGTTACTTTTGAAGGAGGAAAAGTTGTGTATCAGGTTGCAAGTGAAGAATCTATTTTGTTGGGACAAGAGTTAGACAATGATGAAAAGCTTTTAGCAGAAGCAAGTCAAATTCTTGATACTAGTGCAGAGGCAAAAAGTGCAGATTCGTTTCCTGATTTGAGGCTTTCTGATACTACTTACAGCATCCCaagggaagaaaatggagtATCAAGTTTTGGAGCTGATGAATTGAACTCTGGAAACAGCGACAGTCAGGAATTAGAAAGTAAGGAGGACGAGATTTATCACGGAAGTGATCGTCAGGATATTGCCACTGGAACTGAAACTCAATCCGATCATGAACCCATCAAGGATAGTGAAGTAGAGAGCTTGGAGTGCACTGAAATTTCAGTACCACCAACAGCTGAAGAACAAGTATATTCTAGTGCAAGCTCTTCATCAGATGTAACTTGGTCCTCCACGGTTGAAGATGATCTTCCTAAGTTATCAGATAAAGCACAACACACAGAGGCTTGTTTAAATCCAGACATAGAAATCAACTGCAAAGACATTGATCCAGTCAAATTGTTCAATAATGAAGAAGACAATGATGAAAGTTTGACCTTTGATGGATCAGATGGTATGAAACTTATCATTGATCAGTTGGACCAACAAATAGCCACTGCTGACTATGATGGAGAGGTGTCTCAGGGTCATTTACCAAAGGTTGATGGCGAGATTGTGACGGACTCAGATGAAGAAAGTGAAGAGAATGAGCTGTTTGATGCAGAAGCACTGGCTGCGCTGCTGAGGGCTGCCGCCGGTGTTGGACCTGAAGGTAGAAATGCTACAAATCCATCGGCTGATGGTATGCGGGTTTTTCCTCTGGAGCTTTCTAGTAGCTGGGGATCCACATTTCACTCATCCAGACCTGCTCAGCCAACCAATGCAGATAGTTTCTCCCTATCTGATAATAAGAGTGAAGGTATAATTttgagtgaagaagaaaagaagaagcttGAGAAATTACAACAGTTACGAGTAAAATTTTTGCGGCTCATCCACAGGCTAAACCGGTCTCCTGAAGATTCCATAGCTGCACAGGTCTTATACCGGTTAATTCGCGCTGCAGGGAAGTCAGCCTCTCAAGCATCGAGCCTCGATTCTTCCCAAAATGTAGCTATGAAGTTAGAAGCAGAGGATACAgaaagtttgaatttttctcTGAATATCCTGGTTATTGGTAAAACAGGAGTTGGTAAGAGTGCAACAATAAACTCTATCCTTGGCGAAGCCAGATCAGTGGTAGATGCATTTGTGCCCGCAACTGCCGATGTGAAGGAGATAATTGGACAACTGGATGGAGTTACATTGAACATCTTGGATACTCCTGGTCTCAGATCTTCCCTGCCGGAGCAATCCATTAACCGGAGAACTTTGCTGTCCATAAAGAAATATATGAAGAAATACAGTCCTGATGTAATCCTCTATGTCGACCGCATTGACACACAGTCTAGAGATCTTGGTGATGTACCATTATTGAAGTCCATCAGTAGTTATCTTGGTCCATCAATATGGCGTAACGCCATAGTTACCCTGACACATGCTGCCTCAAGTCCTCCAGATGGACCCTCTGGGTATCCTGTAAGCTATGAAATGTTTGTTGCTCAGGGCTCCCGTATCATTCAACAGTTAATTGACCACTCCATTGGTGATCAGCATGCGATGAATGCTGGGTTGATGAGTCGTCCATTTTCTCTTGTTGAAAACCACCCAGTTGGTCCAAAGAATGCCAAAGGAGAAATAGTGCTCCCAAATGGAGAAAATTGGAGATCACAGTTACTGCTTTTGTGTTACTCGATAAAGATTTTGTCGGAAGTAGATTCCATCATGAAAGATCAGGACCTTCTTGACCACAGAAAGCTTTTTGGCTTCCCCATGCGTTCACTTCCTTTACCATATTTTTTATCTTCACTATTACAATCGAATGTTCATCCTAAAGTCGAGGATATGGCCTCAGACATTGAGCTGGCATATTCATCTGATTCCgaccaagaagttgaagaagaatatGACGACCTTCCACCTTTCAGACCTTTGAGGAAATATCAAATTGCAAAGCTAAGCAAGGAGCAAAAGAGAGCATATTTTGACGAGTATGATTACCGTGTGAAGCTGCTTCAGAAAAAACAATGGAGGGAGGAGTTAAAAAGGCTTAGGGACACGAAGAAGAAAGGCGAGGCAGAGATAGGTGATTACATGGAAGAAGGTGCTGACCAGGAAACAGGGAGAGTAGCAATCCCTTTACCTGACATGGTGCTCCCAAATTCTTTTGATGGGGACAATCCCAGTTATAGATACCGGTCTTTAGAACCTTCGTCTCAACTTCTTGCAAGGCCTGTTATGGACTCCCAGGGCTGGGACCACGATTGTGGATATGATGGTGTGAGCATTGAGGATCACCTCGCCATTGCAGGTCAGTTTCCTGCAGTAGTAGCTCTTCAGCTCACCAAGGACAAGAAAGAGTTCAGCATCCACTTGGATTCATCTGTTTCAGCAAAGACGGGGGAGAGAGGATCAACTATGGTAGGGTTCGACATTCAAACCGTAGGAAGGCAACTTGCCTACATTTTGAAAGGAGAAGCAAAAGTGAAAAATCTGAAAACGAATAAAACATCTGCGGGGGTATCCATTACTTTCTTGGGCAACAATTTAGTGACGGGATTGAAATTGGAGGACCAATTAGCCATTGGTAAACAGTTAGTTGTGGTGGGAAGTACTGGCACCATCAGGTCTCAGGGTAATGCAGCATATGGAGCCAACTTGGAGTTGCGTCTGAGAGAGAAAGATTACCCTGTTGGCCAGGACCAAAGTTCACTCGGCCTTTCTTTGATGAAATGGAGAAATGACGTCATATGGGGATGCAATCTGCAATCTCAGTTCTCTGTGGGAAGGAATTCCAAGATTGCTGTTAGGGCCGGATTAAATAGCAAGAAAAGCGGACAAATCACAGTTAAGACAAGCACCTCAGATCAACTACAGATTGCTATTTTAGGACTTCTGCCAATTGCTAGAGCGATAATGATGGCCCTTTTTCCACAGAAAAATGATGGCCCTTTTTCCACAGAAAAGTGAGAAGAACTTACTATAGTTGTTGTTTCTTAGACAAGTGCCAGTTGCGCCtccattttttgtgtttttagtGGTAGTTTTCTTGTATTTGTCCATTCAATCTCTCAAGTTTTCAATAGAAATACTTCCTTTCAGATCATGAGTTGTACTATACTTGCGGTACCAGTCATCAAATGTTGTGGGATTTTGTGTTCAGATCTTGAGTTGTTGCATGGGACCTTTGCTACGTTAGGACGAGGGGTATATCCGTATATGTGATCCAGAGGCTAAAGGCGAGGGCATATTTCTTCGACAACTTTCAATATGAACAATCTTTCAAAGTACATGAACAagtttgacccttttccgtatgAAGCATAATTCAATGTCTATGGGAATGAGAAAAGACTATTAAACTGCTGCATATACACAacattaatataaaaattactccAAGGAATAGCTTGAACTAAGAGGATGTGAAGTAATATGTGCCAGTGCACACTTCCAAATGCTTCGGTTATTCCATCAACCTTCAGGTTCAGGtacctcaaatctatcttcaTTGAGATTACATGCACTTTAGCTTCTCCCCCATCAGGGGGGAGGGGGTTCGACGTAAAACTTATTACCTTGACTCAGAAGCAGGGTTTGTGCACAAATAACCATTTTTGACATCACTATTTAAGGAACAATTGCTTTTTCAAGTAATTTACATTTTAGCCACTTCATACTTCAACCTAGCGGTACTGAGGCTGGCCTTCATCAAAGCCTCTAAAGTTGGCAATTCAACTTTAGACCAAAAGTCTGAAGTTGGCCTCAACTTTAGTCCCGTGGTCTGAACATAAGTTGCTATATTCTAAATACTCATTACAAAGTGACTGTGCCTTGAACGGCGCTATGTAAATAGGCTACCTCATGAAATTTCTATCTCAGAAACCACGCACATAATT encodes:
- the LOC132061939 gene encoding translocase of chloroplast 159, chloroplastic, translating into MDSKIYGVPLSTTQGSPSPPPAKVPLFTTSTTGIRAPLTIDDSDFEQKNSSTSSYYGSDTGFDSEGFVSGEDDFDTASERLFVSDQDDQNLEKTNFVNQFVVSRPFVKAPDEEIVSSVGDDDDSRSSLTDPYAETHDNIDEYSDRPFVVADREIVGGHDSNDEYSDKDISLAGNRVVDSAIPLIPIRAQLSWDSEDDDYLSTGVLEDNDVVGAVRIPNAVVLERLDSAPKVRISVVSDSEEDGRESVNFDSKAEDKAEIDTVQNFIMEGGEASVTFEGGKVVYQVASEESILLGQELDNDEKLLAEASQILDTSAEAKSADSFPDLRLSDTTYSIPREENGVSSFGADELNSGNSDSQELESKEDEIYHGSDRQDIATGTETQSDHEPIKDSEVESLECTEISVPPTAEEQVYSSASSSSDVTWSSTVEDDLPKLSDKAQHTEACLNPDIEINCKDIDPVKLFNNEEDNDESLTFDGSDGMKLIIDQLDQQIATADYDGEVSQGHLPKVDGEIVTDSDEESEENELFDAEALAALLRAAAGVGPEGRNATNPSADGMRVFPLELSSSWGSTFHSSRPAQPTNADSFSLSDNKSEGIILSEEEKKKLEKLQQLRVKFLRLIHRLNRSPEDSIAAQVLYRLIRAAGKSASQASSLDSSQNVAMKLEAEDTESLNFSLNILVIGKTGVGKSATINSILGEARSVVDAFVPATADVKEIIGQLDGVTLNILDTPGLRSSLPEQSINRRTLLSIKKYMKKYSPDVILYVDRIDTQSRDLGDVPLLKSISSYLGPSIWRNAIVTLTHAASSPPDGPSGYPVSYEMFVAQGSRIIQQLIDHSIGDQHAMNAGLMSRPFSLVENHPVGPKNAKGEIVLPNGENWRSQLLLLCYSIKILSEVDSIMKDQDLLDHRKLFGFPMRSLPLPYFLSSLLQSNVHPKVEDMASDIELAYSSDSDQEVEEEYDDLPPFRPLRKYQIAKLSKEQKRAYFDEYDYRVKLLQKKQWREELKRLRDTKKKGEAEIGDYMEEGADQETGRVAIPLPDMVLPNSFDGDNPSYRYRSLEPSSQLLARPVMDSQGWDHDCGYDGVSIEDHLAIAGQFPAVVALQLTKDKKEFSIHLDSSVSAKTGERGSTMVGFDIQTVGRQLAYILKGEAKVKNLKTNKTSAGVSITFLGNNLVTGLKLEDQLAIGKQLVVVGSTGTIRSQGNAAYGANLELRLREKDYPVGQDQSSLGLSLMKWRNDVIWGCNLQSQFSVGRNSKIAVRAGLNSKKSGQITVKTSTSDQLQIAILGLLPIARAIMMALFPQKNDGPFSTEK